CTGACAGTTGCGCCGGTGTTGATCGCTGCAGTGCCTTGCCAAAGTGCAAGGTTTGTCGTCGTTGCGCCTGGCATGGAATCATCCGCAAATGTTCCTATATACTCGACTGTGAAGGGTTCGGGGTTTGATGAAAATTCAGTGACGGTATAGTTTAGGGCAAAAGTTGCATTGTTGAGCTCTTCAGTGGTAAACCCGGAAAGGTCAAAAGACACGTAACCTGTCAGTGTAATGATAGGGGTTGGGTGCCCGGTGCCCAGAAATGGATTACTTGGTGACCATTGGCTGGTTGCAATAGTCCCTTGTGTTGCCGAAGGGACGATTGTGATTATCGCATGCGATTGTAAGGTGGCGAATAGCGTCCAAAGGGTGATTGATGTGAAAAGTAGTAGTTTTGATTTCATAGTTTATACGATTGGTAGTGTATTGTTGGGAATATCAGTATGCATTGTTATTTTGTTTATGCAAAACATTAAATATTTATTTAGTTATTTTTTAAATTTATATTGTTGAATAAAATGTATATCCATTTGGCAGTGGATACGGTTGCATGGCATCCGTTTTGATCCCTTGCGATTAAAGCTTTCGGAATGATCAAGGCGTATATAAAACACTCTCAGGATGTTCTAATGCCATTTCGCATTGTGTTTATGGGCAATAGCCATTGCTCATCTTTATCCACCGTTTTGGTGAAGGTGAGCGCTGAGACGAGGGGGAGTGAGTCGCAGAGATAAATCTTCAGAATGAATGAAGCGGACTCTTGGCGGCCTTTGTATCGTTTTTAACAAGCTTCACGATTCCCCATATCGAAAGACCGATACCGGCTACGGCTATCAGCATTCCGATGCCGAATGCACCAAAGGCCAACCCGACAATTTTAAGCACACTAAACTCAGAAAAGGAGAAGACTCGGGCGTCAGAATCACCAGTGACACGAATTGTCAGTGTGCCCGGGGCAGTGACCTCCACATAGCCAATGGTGTTCTTTGTGCTGCTTCCAGTGCTTGAAGACATCATGGTGTTGCTAGTGAATTTCAGCTCTTCTCCCGCTTCGTCTTTGATCGATATTTGCAGGCCATCCGGGAGACTTTCTGAACGATTGTAGCTTTTTCCGTCAAAGATCGTTTGATAGTCGTTCCAGAGGTAGTAGCGGGCGGGTTTCTCTATTTCAAATTGATGTTCACCGGGAATGATGAACTGTCTTTTGTCTGAATCATCCAGTGCCAGAATTACAGGGATGATGACAGCAAGTGGAGCAACGAATGCACCAACGATAAAGATGACGATTCCGGAGATGAGCGTTTTGAGTCCTTTTTTCATTTTGGCGAATGCCGCATGAAATAATGTAGCAGATTAGCTGAGACTTGGTTCGCTGCTCCTTTTATTCCAGAAAGCAATGAAGAAGGGTAAAAATAAAAAGTAAGCTGTCCAGGATAGATGCTTCCATGGAGAGGTAAGCAGCAAGGTCGCTGTTAATTGAGCCAACACTGCCAAAAGCAAAATACTGGCCATGAGCGCATTGAATATCGTTTCTTTGGGATGGGAATGATAGCGGAAACCGATGTAAGTACCAATAATGCCTGCGCCAATACCGAAGTTAGCCCCAACGATAGCAACAGTTGTATTTATATCCACTTGTTATTCCTTTCCGTCTTATGATGAATTGTAGAGAAAAGAATATTATCTCAGATGACTTATTAGGTGTCTAGTTGAATTTGCCAATAGCCCACGTCCAGCCACTCCTCGAACTTGAAGCCAACTTGCTCGTAGTGTGCCACTTTCTTCATCCCGAATTTTTCATGAAGTGCGACACTTGCTGCATTGGGGAGTGTGACTCCTCCAATGACCACGTGCATTCGCATCGCCTTGAGTTCATCAAACAAGGCTTCATAAAGCTTTGTTCCTAATCCTTTTGATCTGTGTTGATGCGATAAGTATACCGACACCTCAGCAGTATGTTTGTAAGCACTTCTTTCGTTCCATTTCGAAGAGTAGGCATACCCAACAACAGATTCTGATTCGAGTGCCACATACCATGAGAATCCGGCTGAATTCGATTTTTCAATTCGTTGGATGATATCTTCCGCATCAATCGGGTCTTCCTCAAATGTAATAACTGTATTCTCTATGTAATAATTATAGATTTGAGCTATGCT
The Rubellicoccus peritrichatus DNA segment above includes these coding regions:
- a CDS encoding GNAT family N-acetyltransferase, with protein sequence MIRKATFDDATSIAQIYNYYIENTVITFEEDPIDAEDIIQRIEKSNSAGFSWYVALESESVVGYAYSSKWNERSAYKHTAEVSVYLSHQHRSKGLGTKLYEALFDELKAMRMHVVIGGVTLPNAASVALHEKFGMKKVAHYEQVGFKFEEWLDVGYWQIQLDT